A segment of the Capnocytophaga sp. ARDL2 genome:
AGTTAGGAATTAGAAGCATTATACGAAATTATTTAATTTAAAAAAAAACAGATATGATAGTAAGTAGTTTTTTTTCTTTAAACGAAAAAGTTTATGAATTTGAAAAAACAAAAGAAAACCCTTATAACGATTTAGGGAAGTTATACAGCATCTTTAATAAAATTGCTTTTAACACAATAGGCAAAAGAGTATGCGTAGCCGATGCTATAGAAATGATGATAGATAGAGGCTACAAACCTACTTGGGACAAAAACTATAAAAACCCTTTTATTTTTCTCAAAGACGATGAAATAGTTAATTTAACTGTTGCGAAGCTTAAAATACATTTCTTGTTTGCACATTTTTTATACAAACAAAATTCTTCCGCAAAGCCTTAATTTATTTAGAAATATTACAATAACTTTAACAAATAAAACAAATACACGAGGGCAAAAGTATTAATTTTGCCCTTATTTTTTAACTTTAAATCAAATTGATATGGATATAAGAGAAAGATTGAAAGAAATACGATTGCTGAAAGGATTAAGCGTTAGAGCCACATCTAAAGCAATAGGAAGTAGTCGTCAAGCGATTATGTATTTTGAACGAGGCGAAAAAAATCCTACGTTCAAATTTGCACAAAATTACGCAAACAAATTTGGGTATGATATTCTGTTAGTACCAAAAAAACTAACCCCTGAAATCGAGGGTAAAATTAACGACTTTGAGAGTAAATAAAACACTTTTTTAACTTTTTGTGTTAAATTTTTATTTTTACCTTTTGAGAAAATGAAGGGAAAATTTTTATAAAACACTGATTTTCAGAATGCTTTGGAAAGTAAGTAGTTTTTATATATTCTCGTGGTAATACAATGCGTTTGTCAATGAATTTACTTGCACCTACCTTAGTACCTGGGCATAGTAATTTTCCAGTACACCCCATAGAGCATCGAAGTATAACAGTGCGCGAAGCAGCTGTTATTACAGGTTTTCCTTTAAAATACAAATTTATTGGAAGCCATTCTAAACGATGTGAACATGTAGGCAATGCAGTGCCTCCTCCACTAGCTAATGCTATCACGAAAGAATGTGTAAAGTATTTAGACAATCTACCCTAAAAGGCAAATCAATCAGTTGGAAACAAACAAATCGCTGATTATCTTTGACATTCTCAAAGATAGAGAACAATTTGCATCAGAATGAATGTAAGTGGTTCAGAAAATAAAAAATGCACCAATTTAAGATAAATCCTACGGAGTTATTTGAAGTTGAAGACACCCTTAATACAAAACAAATTCTATGACAATAAAAGAAGTAAACACTAACGAACAAGAACAATTGTTTTACCAATTGCCTTTATATATTTACAAAAATGACACTCAGTGGATTCAACCTCTTGAGCAAGATGTAAAAAAAGTATTTGATACCAATCAAAACAAATTGTTTCAAAGAGGTGGTACCGCTATTCGTTGGAATCTATTTGATGATAAAAACAATCACATCGGTC
Coding sequences within it:
- a CDS encoding helix-turn-helix transcriptional regulator, with translation MDIRERLKEIRLLKGLSVRATSKAIGSSRQAIMYFERGEKNPTFKFAQNYANKFGYDILLVPKKLTPEIEGKINDFESK
- a CDS encoding DNA cytosine methyltransferase, giving the protein MNLLAPTLVPGHSNFPVHPIEHRSITVREAAVITGFPLKYKFIGSHSKRCEHVGNAVPPPLANAITKECVKYLDNLP